Proteins from a genomic interval of Fusarium oxysporum Fo47 chromosome I, complete sequence:
- a CDS encoding Metallo-dependent phosphatase-like protein, producing MPLSGARLLVAAALLLPSVSPSPIFDAGQKVLDAITGTRDPIETPHIRQSGRKLNGKFLHITDFHPDEFYKAHSSTAQGVACHRGKGPAGLYGAETTDCDSPVDLVDATLEWVRKNVKDDIDFVVWTGDTARHDSDEKLPRSSSHVLNMNRNVAKKIVKTFSDDGALTVPVIPTFGNNDFLPHNIFYPGPNKWLQAYSSIWHRFIPEEQRHSFGFGGWFEVEVIPNQLSVISLNTMYFFDRNAGVDGCAIPSEPGFKHMEWLSVQLQRLRERGMKAILIGHVPPARTENKQNWDETCWQKYTLWLKQFRDVVTGSLYGHMNIDHFLFQDTKDIDLSLYDKAGTTREPMDDDFSVESKSDYLIDLRKSWSDLPGSAAKALEEDLDVEDELEMQDEDVDEWRNRKNKKGKKGKKKKGHGKIGGKYGERYQVSLVSPSVVPNYFPTIRIIEYNITGLEDAPVWTDSFDINSKVSEELPDFSEDEEAHQELKRDLEAERRKKGRKSKKGRKGRKGKKKPKNPELVIPPAPPKGSPPGPAYSRQTFTFMGYTQYFANLTYINNDLTDLSETSKWRDGDFSDEVPDHDKPQPNKFRYEVEYSTFTDKIFKLPDLTVRSYLRLASRIAKRKTKKGKGKAAEEYNEDFEDESDSDDDDDDDDDDTEIPEPEEGDSDLDFTATRGKKGRNKRRKTNKVWKHFLQEAFVNTIPEKQLKKWSRR from the exons ATGCCACTCTCAGGCGCCCGACTGCTCGTGGCAGCCGCCTTGCTACTCCCTAGCGTCTCTCCTTCACCAATTTTCGACGCTGGCCAAAAAGTTCTCGATGCAATTACAGGGACACGCGATCCTATAGAGACACCGCATATCCGACAATCGGGTCGCAAACTGAATGGCAAATTCTTGCATATAACAG ATTTTCACCCTGATGAATTCTACAAAGCGCATTCATCAACAGCCCAGGGTGTCGCATGCCACCGCGGGAAGGGCCCTGCAGGTCTATACGGCGCCGAAACTACCGATTGCGACTCTCCCGTGGACCTCGTCGACGCGACGTTAGAATGGGTACGGAAGAACGTCAAGGATGATATCGACTTTGTTGTATGGACGGGTGACACGGCGCGCCACGATAGCGACGAGAAGCTGCCACGAAGCTCGAGCCATGTTTTGAATATGAACCGAAACGTCGCCAAAAAGATTGTCAAGACCTTTTCTGATGACGGAGCCCTTACCGTCCCTGTTATCCCAACTTTTGGCAACAACGATTTTCTGCCGCACAATATCTTCTATCCCGGACCAAACAAGTGGCTGCAGGCTTATAGCAGCATATGGCATCGTTTTATCCCTGAGGAACAGCGACACTCCTTCGGATTTGGTGGATGGTTCGAGGTTGAGGTTATTCCCAATCAATTGTCCGttatcagcctcaacaccatgtACTTCTTTGATCGAAATGCTGGCGTTGACGGTTGCGCAATTCCCTCGGAGCCTGGTTTCAAGCATATGGAGTGGCTGAGTGTTCAACTTCAGCGATTACGTGAGCGTGGAATGAAGGCTATCCTGATCGGCCATGTCCCTCCCGCTCGGACTGAGAACAAGCAGAATTGGGACGAAACTTGCTGGCAAAAATACACACTCTGGCTGAAGCAGTTCCGCGACGTTGTTACTGGCTCCCTCTACGGCCATATGAACATTGACCACTTCCTATTTCAGGACACCAAGGACATTGACCTGAGCCTTTATGACAAGGCAGGGACTACCCGAGAACCCATGGATGACGACTTTTCCGTCGAGTCAAAGAGCGACTACTTGATAGACCTTAGAAAGTCCTGGTCTGACTTGCCAGGCTCAGCTGCAAAGGCACTAGAAGAAGATCTAGACGTCGAGGATGAACTTGAAAtgcaagatgaagatgtcgaCGAGTGGAGGAATagaaagaacaagaaggggaagaaaggtaaaaagaagaagggtcATGGCAAGATCGGAGGCAAATATGGAGAACGATATCAGGTATCTCTTGTTAGCCCCAGCGTCGTCCCCAATTACTTCCCGACTATTCGCATAATCGAGTACAATATCACCGGCCTGGAGGATGCGCCAGTCTGGACCGACTCATTCGACATCAACTCAAAGGTTTCCGAAGAGCTTCCCGACTTttctgaagatgaggaagcccACCAGGAACTCAAGAGAGACCTCGAAGCTGAGCGAAGGAAGAAGGGCAGAAAAAGCAAGAAGGGCAGGAAGGGAAgaaagggcaagaagaagcccaagaacCCTGAACTCGTGATCCCACCAGCTCCCCCAAAGGGATCACCTCCCGGCCCTGCATACTCTCGCCAGACATTCACCTTCATGGGATACACACAATACTTTGCCAACCTCACCTATATCAACAATGATCTTACCGACTTGTCCGAGACAAGCAAGTGGCGCGACGGCGATTTCAGTGATGAAGTACCCGACCACGATAAGCCGCAGCCCAACAAGTTCAGATACGAGGTTGAATACAGCACTTTTACcgacaagatcttcaagctgcCCGACTTGACAGTTCGAAGCTACCTCAGGCTAGCGTCTAGAATCGCtaagaggaagacgaagaagggcaagggcaaggcagCTGAAGAGTACAATGAGGATTTTGAAGACGAGTCAGACTcagacgacgacgacgacgacgacgacgacgacactGAAATTCCAGAACCTGAAGAGGGTGACTCTGATTTGGACTTCACCGCTACCAGGGGCAAGAAAGGGAGGAacaagagaaggaaaaccAACAAGGTTTGGAAGCATTTCCTCCAAGAAGCATTCGTCAACACTATACCCGAAAAGCAACTCAAGAAGTGGTCACGGAGATGA